A part of Capsicum annuum cultivar UCD-10X-F1 chromosome 6, UCD10Xv1.1, whole genome shotgun sequence genomic DNA contains:
- the LOC107855414 gene encoding uncharacterized GPI-anchored protein At4g28100, producing MSLNCFSFFLFTVLYITNITVITAFPVLREPEPTPQTSSPAPSQPATIPAFPENSDINTCPLDIPEELYNGITSSCRSNDHSGQVNPTRCCPVLAAWLYSAYSRTALHRAIAKSPQYSASVEMPVLPDDSETCVDSFGKALEHRGIELVKPNETCDVVYCYCGIRLHPLSCPEKFVVNSRGELVGDESVKRLERECYSSNGYAGIAGCSKCLNSLYLLDDSRLENTHVTNDRSSKLRSRGCQMMGLTWLLNKNTSGYIHTVSAVLRALMMSEDGSDPQSCTLNSDGLPLAVDSSEINDQSSAAFLQASVYCYLVPFVLAFINFIALFSKYYCS from the exons ATGTCCCTTAACTGTTTTTCCTTCTTCCTGTTTACAGTTCTTTACATCACCAATATAACTGTAATAACTGCCTTCCCGGTTTTACGCGAACCCGAACCAACTCCTCAAACATCCTCACCTGCCCCTTCACAGCCAGCAACAATTCCTGCTTTCCCAGAAAACTCAGACATCAACACCTGTCCTCTAGACATACCAGAAGAGCTTTACAATGGTATAACATCATCTTGCAGGTCCAATGATCATTCAGGTCAAGTAAACCCGACCCGCTGTTGCCCGGTTCTTGCAGCATGGCTCTACTCAGCATACTCAAGAACCGCGCTACACAGAGCCATTGCAAAGTCCCCACAGTACTCAGCGTCCGTTGAAATGCCTGTGCTGCCTGATGATTCAGAGACATGTGTGGACTCTTTTGGAAAGGCTTTGGAACACAGGGGAATTGAGTTGGTGAAGCCAAATGAGACTTGTGATGTGGTTTATTGTTACTGTGGCATTAGGCTGCATCCACTTAGCTGCCCGGAAAAATTCGTGGTGAATTCGCGTGGAGAATTGGTTGGTGATGAGAGTGTGAAGAGATTGGAGAGAGAGTGTTATAGCAGTAATGGATATGCTGGTATTGCTGGTTGTTCCAAGTGCTTGAACAGTCTGTATCTG CTCGACGACAGCAGATTGGAAAATACACACGTAACAAATGATAGAAGCAGCAAACTACGCAGCAGGGGTTGCCAAATGATGGGCTTAACTTGGCTTCTCAACAAAAACACATCTGGTTATATTCATACAGTTTCTGCTGTTTTAAGGGCTCTAATGATGAGCGAAGACGGTTCTGATCCTCAGTCGTGCACGCTTAACAGTGATGGCTTGCCACTTGCTGTCGACTCCTCGGAGATCAACGATCAATCATCTGCAGCTTTTCTTCAGGCATCGGTTTATTGCTACCTCGTACCATTTGTTTTGGCATTCATAAACTTCATTGCATTGTTTTCGAAATATTACTGTAGTTGA
- the LOC107855418 gene encoding guanine nucleotide-binding protein subunit beta-like protein — MTTESLVLRGTMRAHTDWVTAIATPIDNSDMIVTSSRDKSIIVWSLTKDGPHYGVPRRRLTGHGHFVQDVVLSSDGMFALSGSWDGELRLWDLQAGTTARRFVGHTKDVLSVAFSVDNRQIVSASRDKTIKLWNTLGECKYTIQEQDSHSDWVSCVRFSPNNLQPTIVSGSWDRTVKIWNLTNCKLRSTLAGHSGYVNTVAVSPDGSLCASGGKDGVILLWDLAEGKKLYSLDAGSIIHALCFSPNRYWLCAATESSIKIWDLESKSIVVDLKVDLKQESEMSAATAEGSTAAKNKVIYCTSLSWSADGSTLFSGYTDGLIRVWGIGRY, encoded by the exons ATGACGACAGAATCACTCGTCCTCCGCGGCACCATGAGAGCCCACACTGACTGGGTCACCGCCATTGCAACACCAATCGACAATTCCGACATGATTGTCACTTCTTCCAGAGACAAATCCATCATTGTCTGGTCTTTAACCAAAGATGGCCCACACTACGGTGTCCCCCGCCGCCGTCTCACCGGACACGGCCATTTTGTCCAAGACGTCGTGCTTTCCTCCGATGGGATGTTCGCTCTTTCTGGATCGTGGGATGGTGAGCTTCGTTTATGGGATTTACAAGCGGGGACAACTGCCCGGCGTTTTGTCGGACATACTAAGGATGTTTTGTCGGTTGCTTTTTCCGTGGATAATCGTCAGATTGTGTCTGCGTCGCGTGACAAGACGATTAAGCTGTGGAATACATTGGGGGAGTGTAAGTACACGATTCAGGAACAGGATTCGCATTCTGATTGGGTTTCTTGTGTTCGTTTTAGCCCGAATAATCTCCAACCAACAATTGTTTCGGGATCATGGGATCGTACTGTGAAGATTTGGAATCTGACCAACTGTAAGCTGAGGTCTACTCTTGCTGGACACAGTGGGTATGTGAATACTGTCGCGGTTTCCCCAGATGGTTCGTTGTGTGCTAGTGGAGGAAAAGATGGAGTTATATTGCTGTGGGATTTGGCTGAAGGGAAGAAACTGTATTCGCTTGATGCTGGGTCGATTATCCATGCTCTTTGTTTTAGCCCTAATAGGTACTGGCTTTGTGCTGCTACTGAATCTAGTATCAAGATTTGGGATTTGGAGAGCAAGAGTATTGTGGTTGATCTTAAAGTGGATTTGAAACAAGAGAGCGAAATGTCTGCTGCTACTGCTGAGGGATCTACTGCTGCGAAAAACAAG GTCATATACTGCACCAGTTTGAGCTGGAGTGCTGATGGAAGCACACTTTTCAGTGGCTATACCGATGGTCTGATTAGAGTTTGGGGAATTGGGCGTTATTAA